From Coffea arabica cultivar ET-39 chromosome 10e, Coffea Arabica ET-39 HiFi, whole genome shotgun sequence, one genomic window encodes:
- the LOC113712963 gene encoding 7-deoxyloganetin glucosyltransferase-like yields MYSHALRQTLLYYFLQAAHQGSSKLELESKMRSLETANKPKPHAIFIPFPAQGRINPMFKLAKILHHKGFHITFVHSEFNQRRLLKSRGKNALDGLPAFQFETIPDGLPFSDADATQDVPSLCDSTSKNCLAPFRQLVTRLNSSPGVPPVSCIVSDGIMSFTLEVARELGIPDVFFWTNGAGGVMAYLNYRNLVEKGYTPLKDWSYLTDGYLDTVIDWIPGMKGIRLKDLPSFIRTTDRNDIMLNFLINQAEKIHDASALILNTFDAMEPDVLDAFSSILPAVYTLGPLHLIEDQLPDNELKSLGSNLWKEELGCIEWLDSKEPNSVVYVNFGSVTVMTP; encoded by the exons ATGTACAGCCATGCACTAAGACAAACCTTGCTTTACTATTTCTTGCAGGCAGCTCATCagggtagctcaaagttggaaCTTGAAAGCAAGATGCGATCTTTGGAAACTGCAAATAAACCAAAGCCTCATGCAATCTTTATCCCATTTCCAGCACAAGGCCGCATAAATCCCATGTTCAAATTGGCCAAGATTCTTCACCACAAAGGCTTCCATATTACCTTTGTTCACTCGGAATTCAATCAGAGAAGATTGTTGAAATCAAGGGGGAAAAACGCACTTGACGGCCTGCCTGCCTTCCAATTTGAAACCATTCCTGATGGACTTCCTTTTTCAGATGCAGATGCCACCCAAGATGTCCCCTCCCTTTGTGATTCCACTAGCAAGAACTGCCTGGCACCTTTCAGACAACTCGTTACTAGACTCAATAGTAGTCCCGGTGTTCCTCCAGTTTCTTGCATCGTATCTGATGGGATCATGAGCTTCACTCTTGAAGTTGCCCGAGAACTAGGCATCCCTGATGTCTTCTTTTGGACTAATGGTGCTGGAGGTGTCATGGCTTACCTCAACTATCGAAATCTAGTTGAAAAGGGCTACACACCACTCAAAG ATTGGAGTTATTTAACAGATGGTTATCTAGATACAGTTATCGATTGGATTCCAGGAATGAAAGGAATACGCTTGAAGGACTTGCCAAGTTTCATTAGAACCACAGACCGCAACGATATTATGttgaattttttaattaatcagGCTGAGAAGATTCATGATGCATCTGCTCTTATTCTGAATACTTTTGATGCAATGGAGCCAGATGTTTTAGATGCATTTTCTTCCATCCTGCCAGCAGTCTACACCCTTGGTCCTCTTCATCTGATAGAGGATCAACTTCCAGACAACGAACTGAAATCTTTGGGATCAAATCTATGGAAAGAAGAACTAGGGTGTATTGAGTGGCTGGATTCCAAAGAGCCTAACTCAGTTGTTTATGTGAATTTTGGCAGTGTCACAGTTATGACCCCCTAG